From a region of the Rhodococcus sp. 4CII genome:
- a CDS encoding IclR family transcriptional regulator — MTKAEVPGGATDERGEQSSEQLVPAVSRATRVLETLVQQSAGATLTELAKQCALAKSTASVLLRTMVVEGLVVYDQETRRYNLGPLLVEFGVAAIARTSAVAASRTYMEWLAERTELACLAIQPMPDGHFTAIAKIESRKAVKVTIEVGARFDRDTPLISRLAAAWPSRGRLEVVEYSAEELEELRAQGYGAVYGEYRPELNVVGVPVFDRDGEPCLFIALLGIGDDLTAEGVAGIAEYLVTASREISSHIGGRIPEDFPVPVGTPDLGARRG, encoded by the coding sequence GCAGTTGGTACCTGCCGTCTCCCGCGCCACCCGCGTGCTGGAGACACTGGTTCAGCAGTCCGCCGGGGCGACGCTCACCGAGCTGGCCAAGCAGTGCGCCCTGGCGAAGAGCACGGCATCGGTCCTGCTCCGGACCATGGTGGTCGAGGGCCTCGTCGTGTACGACCAGGAGACGCGTCGGTACAACCTCGGCCCGCTGCTCGTGGAGTTCGGCGTCGCTGCGATCGCGCGAACGTCGGCGGTCGCCGCGTCGCGGACGTACATGGAGTGGTTGGCCGAGCGGACCGAGCTGGCATGTCTCGCCATCCAGCCGATGCCGGACGGGCACTTCACGGCGATCGCGAAGATCGAGAGCCGTAAGGCCGTCAAGGTCACCATCGAGGTCGGCGCGCGCTTCGACCGAGATACTCCGTTGATCAGCCGACTCGCGGCAGCATGGCCGAGCCGGGGTCGCCTGGAGGTTGTCGAGTATTCCGCCGAGGAACTCGAGGAGCTCCGGGCGCAGGGCTACGGCGCGGTCTACGGCGAATACCGGCCGGAACTCAACGTCGTGGGAGTTCCTGTGTTCGACCGCGACGGTGAGCCGTGCCTGTTCATTGCCCTGCTGGGTATCGGTGACGACCTCACGGCCGAGGGTGTGGCCGGGATCGCCGAGTACCTGGTAACGGCTTCGAGGGAGATCAGCTCGCATATCGGCGGCCGCATCCCCGAGGATTTCCCGGTGCCGGTGGGGACACCCGACCTCGGCGCCCGGCGCGGCTGA